A genomic window from Synechococcus sp. WH 8016 includes:
- the hisG gene encoding ATP phosphoribosyltransferase: MITVALAKGALLKDSVARFAAAGLDFSAVLDPDNRQLMVPSACGRARALLVRNGDVPVYVAYGQAQLGVVGYDVLREHQMPVAQLVDLGFGGCRMAVAVKASSGYQRATDLPPHCRVASKFTRCARDHFDAIDLPVELVHLTGSVELGPITGIAEAIVDLVATGRTLRDNGLVAIEDLFHTTARLVGHPLSLRLDQGDLRQIVEAMRSATPASQVAS, from the coding sequence ATGATCACTGTTGCCCTAGCCAAGGGAGCGCTTCTGAAAGATTCAGTGGCCCGCTTTGCAGCGGCTGGGCTCGATTTTTCTGCAGTTCTCGACCCCGATAACAGGCAACTGATGGTTCCATCAGCGTGTGGGCGAGCCCGAGCGTTGCTTGTGCGGAACGGAGATGTTCCTGTGTATGTGGCGTATGGGCAGGCGCAGCTTGGGGTGGTTGGTTATGACGTTTTGCGGGAGCACCAGATGCCTGTGGCGCAGTTGGTGGACCTGGGCTTTGGAGGGTGCCGTATGGCAGTGGCTGTGAAGGCCAGCAGCGGATATCAACGGGCGACGGATCTGCCTCCCCATTGCCGAGTGGCAAGCAAATTCACCCGCTGTGCCCGCGACCACTTTGATGCCATCGATTTGCCTGTGGAACTCGTCCATCTCACCGGTTCGGTCGAGCTTGGCCCGATCACTGGGATCGCTGAAGCGATTGTGGATCTGGTGGCGACGGGCAGGACGCTTCGTGATAACGGTTTAGTGGCGATCGAAGATCTGTTCCACACCACAGCGCGTTTGGTGGGGCATCCCTTGTCCCTGCGCCTTGATCAAGGCGATCTGCGCCAGATCGTGGAAGCGATGCGGTCGGCAACACCCGCGTCCCAGGTGGCCAGTTGA
- the gloB gene encoding hydroxyacylglutathione hydrolase: MAMASTIDGIHPVAVLNDNIVWVWVHGDQAIVIDPAVADPIVAWLETRGLQLVAVLQTHHHSDHIGGTPGLLQRWAGADVVAAADDQERIPLQTLSVRDGDEIELLGRPVRVLDVRAHTRAHIAYWLPQGAVSTSPTGVLFCGDTLFSAGCGRLFEGTPADMHRALQKLGALPPETLVCCAHEYTEANLRWAAQQVPDDALITNRLQEVQAKRRSGSLSLPSSIAEEWRSNLFLRATSSEQLGRLRQHKDHWRG; the protein is encoded by the coding sequence ATGGCGATGGCCTCCACGATTGATGGCATCCACCCAGTTGCCGTCCTCAACGACAACATCGTCTGGGTATGGGTGCATGGCGATCAGGCCATCGTCATCGATCCAGCCGTCGCGGACCCCATCGTCGCCTGGCTGGAGACGCGTGGATTGCAGCTCGTTGCCGTGCTTCAAACCCATCATCATTCCGACCATATCGGCGGCACTCCTGGACTTCTTCAACGCTGGGCAGGCGCTGACGTCGTCGCCGCCGCGGACGACCAAGAGCGGATCCCATTGCAAACGCTGTCCGTTCGCGATGGAGATGAAATCGAGCTCTTGGGCAGGCCCGTCAGGGTTCTGGATGTCCGTGCCCATACACGCGCTCACATCGCTTACTGGTTGCCCCAGGGAGCGGTCTCAACCTCTCCAACCGGTGTGTTGTTCTGCGGCGACACCCTGTTCAGCGCTGGATGTGGACGACTGTTTGAGGGAACACCGGCTGACATGCACCGCGCCTTACAAAAGCTGGGAGCACTGCCACCAGAAACCCTGGTCTGCTGCGCGCACGAATACACCGAGGCCAATCTGCGCTGGGCCGCGCAGCAGGTCCCTGACGATGCCCTGATCACAAACCGACTGCAGGAGGTGCAAGCAAAACGGCGATCAGGCTCCCTAAGCCTTCCCAGCAGCATTGCCGAAGAATGGCGCTCCAACTTGTTTTTACGCGCTACCAGCTCTGAACAACTGGGGCGTCTGCGTCAACACAAAGACCACTGGAGAGGCTGA
- a CDS encoding ABC transporter ATP-binding protein — translation MVTAQNETSFSRSVLMESCPVELDGLWHRYGGANEAWTLKDINLQLKAGELVGLLGPSGCGKTTLLRLIAGFEHPSQGVVRLHGNDVASSRVRLAPERRGVGMVFQDYALFPHLNAWENACFGLRRGQDTSRASWLLELLGLTALRGRYPHELSGGQRQRLALARALAPAPSVVLLDEPFSNLDVEVRLRLRSELPGVLSACGASGLLVTHDPEEALAICGRVAILRDGQLHQCATPRELVEVPATPFVGRFVLQRNVLPVWRDGATALLRCLLGDLEIPEGQRSMKLPDDATVLIDPGLIDLEPDAAGDACVMGREFLGRSWLYRIQIGDQQLRLIRPLGEDHQRGLRCRLSLQQNSEVLLHPQCLSLQVLP, via the coding sequence ATGGTTACGGCTCAGAATGAAACTTCATTTTCGCGTTCCGTGTTGATGGAGTCGTGCCCGGTTGAGCTTGATGGTCTTTGGCACCGCTACGGCGGCGCCAATGAAGCTTGGACTTTGAAAGACATCAATCTTCAACTGAAGGCGGGTGAGCTTGTGGGGTTGCTGGGGCCATCCGGTTGCGGAAAAACCACGCTGTTGCGTTTAATCGCTGGCTTTGAACATCCCAGTCAGGGCGTGGTTCGCCTGCATGGGAACGACGTCGCCTCATCCCGCGTGCGCCTTGCTCCGGAACGCCGTGGTGTGGGCATGGTCTTCCAGGACTACGCCCTCTTTCCCCACCTCAATGCTTGGGAGAACGCTTGCTTTGGACTGCGTCGCGGTCAGGACACCAGCCGGGCGTCATGGTTGCTTGAACTTTTGGGGCTGACGGCTCTCAGAGGTCGTTACCCGCACGAATTGTCTGGGGGGCAACGTCAGCGTTTGGCTCTCGCAAGGGCTCTCGCTCCAGCCCCCTCCGTTGTGTTGCTGGACGAACCCTTTTCCAATCTGGATGTTGAAGTGCGTTTGCGTTTGCGCAGCGAGCTGCCTGGTGTGCTCAGTGCCTGCGGGGCCAGTGGGTTGCTGGTGACCCATGACCCGGAAGAGGCCCTTGCGATCTGCGGGCGGGTTGCCATTCTTCGCGACGGTCAACTTCATCAATGCGCGACTCCCCGCGAATTGGTTGAGGTCCCGGCAACGCCCTTTGTCGGGCGGTTTGTGCTGCAACGCAATGTTCTGCCTGTTTGGCGGGATGGAGCGACGGCGTTGTTGCGTTGTTTGCTGGGTGATCTGGAGATTCCAGAGGGGCAGCGCTCCATGAAGCTTCCAGACGATGCCACGGTGTTAATTGATCCGGGGTTGATTGATTTGGAACCGGATGCTGCAGGAGATGCCTGTGTGATGGGGCGGGAGTTTTTGGGTCGCTCCTGGCTTTATCGCATTCAGATCGGAGATCAGCAGTTGCGTCTGATCAGGCCGCTCGGGGAAGACCATCAGAGGGGATTGCGCTGCAGGCTCTCGCTGCAACAGAACAGTGAAGTCTTGCTCCATCCCCAGTGCTTATCGCTTCAGGTCTTGCCTTGA
- a CDS encoding RidA family protein, which translates to MSSTPLQAVITQEAPAPVGPYNQAVIAGGWLYCSGQIPLDPATGAMVGDGDVEAETRQVLRNLKAVLQEAGTDPSKVVRTTVFLVDLGDFQAVNAIYAEMFGDGVSPARACVQVAALPKGSKVEIDCIAWLN; encoded by the coding sequence ATGTCATCCACCCCACTCCAGGCTGTGATCACCCAAGAGGCACCAGCGCCAGTGGGGCCTTACAACCAGGCTGTGATCGCCGGTGGTTGGCTGTATTGCTCCGGTCAAATTCCGCTAGATCCTGCCACTGGAGCGATGGTGGGGGATGGAGATGTGGAGGCTGAGACTCGCCAAGTGTTGCGCAACTTGAAAGCGGTGCTTCAGGAGGCCGGCACCGACCCCTCAAAAGTCGTGCGCACCACCGTATTTCTGGTGGATCTCGGTGACTTTCAAGCCGTGAATGCCATTTATGCCGAAATGTTTGGTGATGGAGTCAGTCCTGCCAGGGCTTGCGTCCAGGTTGCTGCGTTACCAAAGGGCTCAAAGGTAGAAATCGATTGCATTGCCTGGCTCAACTGA
- a CDS encoding DUF3136 domain-containing protein has translation MAQAKLTIGELEAGYPLYCKALRRLLKEGRSIKDIERTVCWGHLETLNRCLPGRYKAPSYLLALIRRDLDQPKH, from the coding sequence ATGGCCCAAGCCAAGCTGACCATTGGCGAACTCGAAGCGGGCTACCCCCTGTACTGCAAAGCCTTACGCAGACTTCTGAAAGAAGGTCGAAGTATCAAGGACATTGAACGAACGGTGTGCTGGGGACACCTGGAAACACTCAATCGTTGCCTGCCAGGGCGTTACAAAGCACCGTCCTACTTGCTGGCACTGATTCGGAGAGATCTGGATCAGCCCAAGCACTAA
- the cbbX gene encoding CbbX protein → MPSSVDLAAAYADSGVAEVLQQLDQELIGLRPVKTRIREIAALLLVDRARQQLDLQSTAPGLHMSFTGRPGTGKTTVAKRISQILHRLGYLRKGHVVTVTRDDLVGQYVGHTAPKTREMVKRALGGVLFIDEAYYLYKSDNERDYGAEAIEILLQDMERQRSDFVVIFAGYKDRMAEFYQSNPGLSSRVVHHIDFPDYSEEELMAIALLLLNQQDYHFSESAHDAFSRYIQRRRQLPFFANARSIRNALDRLRLRQANRLFSRLEQPLSRDDLTTIEAEDVLASRVFQGEIEGRDPSQPLTTILDAP, encoded by the coding sequence ATGCCCTCTTCAGTTGACCTGGCGGCAGCGTATGCCGATTCAGGTGTTGCGGAGGTCCTTCAGCAGCTTGACCAGGAGTTGATTGGTTTGCGGCCAGTGAAGACGCGCATTCGTGAAATAGCGGCGTTGCTTCTGGTGGATCGAGCTCGCCAGCAGTTGGATTTGCAAAGCACAGCCCCTGGTTTGCATATGTCTTTTACTGGCAGACCGGGGACGGGGAAGACCACGGTTGCCAAGCGAATATCGCAAATTCTTCATCGGCTTGGCTATTTGCGTAAGGGACATGTTGTCACCGTGACGCGTGATGATCTTGTGGGGCAATATGTCGGGCACACGGCGCCGAAGACTCGTGAGATGGTCAAGCGTGCCTTGGGTGGCGTTCTGTTTATTGATGAAGCCTATTATCTCTACAAATCTGATAATGAACGTGATTACGGAGCAGAAGCGATTGAAATCCTCTTGCAAGATATGGAGCGGCAACGATCAGATTTTGTTGTGATTTTTGCTGGTTATAAGGATCGAATGGCGGAGTTTTATCAATCAAATCCTGGCCTTTCCTCACGGGTCGTTCACCATATTGATTTCCCTGATTACAGCGAGGAGGAGCTCATGGCGATTGCCCTTCTTCTTCTTAATCAGCAGGATTATCACTTCAGTGAATCAGCGCATGATGCCTTTAGTCGTTACATCCAAAGGCGACGACAGTTGCCATTTTTTGCGAATGCTCGTTCGATTCGAAATGCTCTTGATCGCCTGAGGCTTCGTCAAGCCAATCGCTTGTTTTCTCGTCTGGAGCAACCTCTTAGTCGCGATGATCTGACCACCATCGAAGCTGAGGATGTCTTGGCGAGTCGTGTCTTTCAGGGTGAGATCGAGGGTCGAGATCCTTCTCAGCCTTTAACAACGATTCTGGATGCTCCTTGA
- a CDS encoding 4a-hydroxytetrahydrobiopterin dehydratase, which produces MDQWHERKRPVCLERRFEFESYAATRDFLDRLGDFSEAKQRFPDISFGRTYVNITLRPDAEGNDSQLSDDDRCFASEIDALFS; this is translated from the coding sequence ATGGACCAATGGCATGAGCGCAAGAGGCCAGTTTGCCTAGAACGCCGATTTGAGTTTGAAAGCTATGCTGCCACCCGTGATTTTCTTGATCGGCTTGGCGACTTCAGCGAGGCTAAGCAGAGATTTCCTGATATTAGTTTTGGTCGAACCTATGTGAATATCACTCTTCGCCCAGACGCTGAAGGCAATGACAGTCAGCTGAGTGATGATGATCGTTGCTTTGCTTCAGAAATTGATGCCCTCTTCAGTTGA
- a CDS encoding CO2 hydration protein, translated as MTATKITDVPTLPTLPDREELVRRLLSDQPLLADTPDHLLQIVNVLDSYGIVLDAYSKNLVNQGETQLLNPFPVMRFFHEGFSVERLWQHLRGDRINFEYAEYCQKAMFWHGTGGMDAYFDSEPFLEACQKIIALRSRRDPLLALVHRLYPGFAPEAIRSMTTIYALGLFWRVMSDLFLDLSRRYRNGEIGCVIDAVHHIRDGLVAAAGNPMTYKVTVGNEEVWVLPPEAGLTFLVDVAVPYVEAVFFRGMPFLGTVSYNAQARQISADIGDFKYGALYADPIPSMGAGIPPSLCMQDMYRNLPEELSDWYKSHGRGMHDVHVQICISFQKSMFCVTNGAIAGTMPHPLDTTDADQQQANRAYAESWAERLMGCQRGALL; from the coding sequence ATGACTGCTACCAAGATCACTGATGTCCCAACGCTTCCAACCCTCCCTGATCGTGAAGAGCTGGTTCGTCGTTTGCTCTCTGATCAACCGTTATTGGCCGATACACCCGACCATCTCCTACAGATTGTCAATGTTCTCGACAGCTACGGAATCGTTCTTGATGCCTACAGCAAGAACCTGGTGAATCAGGGTGAAACCCAGTTACTGAATCCATTCCCCGTGATGCGATTCTTTCACGAAGGTTTCAGCGTGGAGCGCTTATGGCAGCACCTTCGCGGTGATCGCATCAACTTTGAATATGCCGAATATTGCCAAAAAGCAATGTTTTGGCACGGAACAGGCGGAATGGATGCGTATTTCGATTCAGAGCCTTTTCTCGAGGCTTGTCAGAAGATCATTGCATTGCGTAGTCGCCGGGATCCATTGTTGGCATTGGTGCATCGGCTCTATCCAGGGTTTGCCCCTGAGGCAATCCGCTCGATGACCACCATTTACGCCCTTGGGCTTTTTTGGCGGGTGATGAGTGACCTGTTCCTCGACCTCTCTCGCCGCTATCGCAACGGTGAAATTGGTTGTGTGATCGATGCTGTTCATCACATCAGAGATGGATTAGTCGCTGCTGCTGGAAATCCGATGACTTACAAAGTCACGGTGGGGAATGAAGAGGTATGGGTTCTACCACCAGAGGCCGGACTGACATTTTTGGTTGATGTGGCTGTGCCCTACGTGGAGGCGGTCTTTTTTAGGGGCATGCCCTTCCTTGGGACTGTGTCCTACAACGCACAGGCTCGACAGATTTCAGCTGACATCGGAGATTTCAAGTACGGAGCCTTGTACGCAGATCCGATCCCGAGCATGGGAGCTGGGATTCCTCCAAGTTTGTGCATGCAAGATATGTACCGAAATCTTCCTGAGGAGCTCAGTGATTGGTATAAGTCCCATGGCAGGGGAATGCATGATGTTCATGTGCAGATCTGCATCAGTTTTCAAAAATCGATGTTTTGTGTCACCAATGGTGCAATCGCTGGCACGATGCCCCATCCCCTCGATACGACAGATGCCGATCAGCAACAGGCCAATCGGGCTTATGCCGAATCATGGGCTGAGCGCTTGATGGGGTGTCAGCGAGGGGCTCTTCTCTAA
- a CDS encoding NADH-quinone oxidoreductase subunit M: MILSLLLIIPFLGALLLSLWPEGSTSAHLRRLTLVILSLQCLASFAVFFWFDPSNPGLQLQERFSWLPSVGLDYSLAVDGISLPLVLMNAVLCLVAALASRKIENRPRIYFALLLIISGAVNGAFLAQNLLLFFIFYELELIPLWLLIAIWGGANRAYASTKFLIVTAVSGVLILGAFLGIALVTGSVDFGIRPILSGEMGLTSQLLLMGALLIGFGIKIPLFPFHTWLPDAHTEASTPVSVLLAGVLLKLGTYGLLRFCLGLFPEAWEVAAPWLALWAAISVLYGSLAAIAQSDMKRMVAYSSVGHMGYVLLAAAAATPLGLIGALFQMVSHGLISAILFLAVGVVYERTGTRDLNVLRGLLNPQRGLPLTGTLMIVGVMASAGIPGMAGFISEFLVFRGSLQPFPIATLLCMVGSGLTAVYFLLLVNRAFFGRLAIAAGSVSNPTILSIVPLHEQLPAIALSLLVLLLGLAPDLLVGMSQAATTGLSELALLPITGGLS, translated from the coding sequence ATGATTCTCTCTCTGCTACTGATCATTCCTTTCTTAGGGGCCCTCTTGTTGTCCCTTTGGCCTGAGGGATCCACTTCAGCTCATTTAAGACGTCTCACCCTGGTGATTCTTTCGCTTCAATGCCTTGCAAGCTTCGCAGTCTTTTTCTGGTTTGATCCGAGCAACCCTGGCTTGCAGCTTCAGGAACGCTTCTCATGGCTTCCTAGCGTTGGCCTTGATTATTCCCTTGCGGTCGATGGAATCTCCCTTCCGCTTGTTTTGATGAATGCGGTTCTTTGCCTTGTGGCAGCATTGGCATCGCGAAAGATCGAGAACCGACCAAGAATTTATTTTGCACTTTTATTGATTATTAGTGGAGCTGTGAATGGGGCCTTTTTGGCTCAGAATCTTTTACTCTTTTTCATTTTTTATGAGCTTGAACTCATTCCATTGTGGTTGTTAATTGCGATTTGGGGTGGTGCTAATCGAGCCTATGCGTCCACGAAGTTTCTGATTGTTACCGCAGTTTCTGGGGTTTTGATTTTGGGAGCATTCCTTGGGATTGCTCTCGTCACTGGAAGCGTTGACTTTGGCATTCGTCCCATTTTGTCTGGAGAGATGGGGCTGACGTCGCAGCTTCTCTTGATGGGGGCCTTGTTGATTGGCTTTGGGATCAAGATCCCTCTCTTTCCATTTCACACCTGGCTTCCCGATGCTCACACCGAAGCCTCCACTCCCGTGTCGGTTCTTCTCGCTGGCGTTCTCCTCAAGCTTGGGACCTATGGGTTGTTGCGATTTTGCTTGGGTCTCTTCCCTGAAGCGTGGGAGGTTGCGGCCCCCTGGCTGGCCCTTTGGGCAGCCATTTCTGTGTTGTACGGCTCATTAGCTGCGATTGCGCAATCAGACATGAAGCGGATGGTGGCCTACAGCTCTGTTGGACATATGGGGTACGTCTTGCTCGCGGCTGCCGCGGCAACACCATTGGGTTTGATCGGTGCGCTCTTCCAAATGGTGAGCCACGGCTTGATTTCAGCGATTCTTTTCCTTGCCGTGGGTGTTGTTTATGAACGAACGGGTACAAGAGATCTGAACGTTCTTCGCGGACTTCTTAACCCCCAGCGAGGCTTACCCCTAACAGGAACGTTGATGATCGTGGGTGTGATGGCCAGTGCTGGAATCCCAGGGATGGCGGGCTTTATTTCTGAATTTCTCGTTTTCAGGGGAAGTCTTCAGCCATTCCCCATTGCCACCTTGCTCTGCATGGTGGGATCAGGTTTGACCGCTGTGTATTTCCTGTTGCTTGTGAACAGAGCCTTCTTTGGGCGCTTGGCCATTGCTGCAGGCAGCGTCTCCAATCCAACCATTCTTTCGATCGTGCCGCTCCATGAGCAGCTTCCGGCGATCGCGCTGTCTTTGCTGGTTCTGCTCCTTGGTCTAGCGCCTGATCTCTTGGTGGGGATGAGTCAGGCGGCCACAACCGGTCTCAGCGAATTAGCGCTCTTACCCATCACAGGAGGACTTTCATGA
- a CDS encoding NAD(P)H-quinone oxidoreductase subunit F yields MISAATLPLQTAWLIPLYGFAGMLISLPWALGLFRRDSHRPAAYLNILLTLLAFIHGSLVLRDVMAGGPTLLTFPWLSVADLNLEISFSLSLTNVSALELITGLSFFSQLYSLGYLDKEWALARFFALLGFFEGAMSGVVLSDSLFQSYFLLEMLTLSTYLLVGFWYAQPLVVTAARDAFLTKRVGDVMLLMGMVALATWSGVTSFDDLYAWSAAETLSPLAATLLGLGLIAGPTGKCAQFPMHLWLDEAMEGPNPASILRNSVVVTCGAIVLLKVMPLLQNAPVTLVVLQVIGTISAIGGSLVSIAQVDIKRTLSYSTTAYLGLVFIAISLQVPVLALLLLFAHAVSKALLSMSVGGVIASTNCQDITELGGLGGRMPATTGSYLVGSAGLVGLLPLGGFLCLAQAVELVGARSVIFVPVFLLTNALTALNLTRIYRQVFLGRSLTKTRRAAEVNWQMAFPMVALAVIVVLTPLLLIRLESLDGLLAFPLWAGGVVVGSGLIGLLVGAFIPLNKAWSRSLNPVLRWFQDLLENDFYTERFYRVTIVNVVALFSKLAYSFDRNVVDGVLHGLARFSLQSAEGLKLSISGRSQSYLLTVIAAIVLLLSSLSWWLN; encoded by the coding sequence TTGATCTCAGCTGCAACGCTGCCTCTGCAAACCGCCTGGTTGATCCCTCTCTATGGGTTCGCCGGGATGTTGATCTCATTGCCTTGGGCTTTGGGGTTATTTAGGCGTGATTCCCATCGCCCTGCGGCTTACCTCAACATCCTGCTCACACTGCTCGCTTTCATCCATGGAAGCCTCGTGTTGCGCGATGTCATGGCAGGTGGACCCACCCTTCTGACGTTCCCATGGCTCAGCGTGGCTGATCTCAATCTTGAGATCAGCTTCAGCCTCTCTCTCACCAATGTGTCTGCCCTTGAGCTGATTACGGGTTTGAGTTTTTTCTCTCAGTTGTATTCCCTTGGCTACCTCGATAAGGAGTGGGCCTTAGCCAGATTCTTTGCCTTGCTTGGCTTCTTCGAAGGGGCGATGTCAGGGGTGGTCTTGAGCGATTCCTTGTTCCAGAGCTATTTCCTGCTGGAAATGCTCACGCTTTCTACCTACCTCTTGGTTGGTTTTTGGTACGCCCAACCTCTGGTTGTGACGGCTGCAAGGGATGCCTTCCTCACCAAGCGCGTTGGTGATGTGATGCTCTTGATGGGAATGGTCGCTTTAGCCACTTGGTCGGGTGTGACCAGCTTTGACGACCTCTATGCCTGGTCTGCTGCAGAAACCCTTAGCCCGTTGGCGGCGACGTTGCTTGGCCTGGGTCTGATTGCTGGCCCGACGGGCAAATGCGCCCAATTCCCAATGCATCTCTGGCTTGATGAAGCCATGGAAGGTCCTAACCCAGCCTCGATTCTTCGCAATTCAGTGGTGGTGACCTGTGGCGCCATTGTTTTGCTCAAGGTGATGCCTCTGCTTCAGAACGCGCCCGTCACGCTCGTTGTGCTGCAAGTGATTGGAACCATCAGTGCGATTGGAGGATCTCTTGTCTCGATCGCTCAAGTGGATATCAAACGCACGCTGTCGTATTCCACGACTGCTTACTTAGGGCTGGTCTTTATTGCTATTTCCTTGCAGGTGCCCGTGCTGGCCCTGCTGCTCCTATTCGCCCACGCCGTTTCCAAGGCGTTGCTTTCCATGAGTGTGGGTGGAGTGATCGCGTCCACAAATTGTCAGGACATCACTGAGCTGGGTGGCCTTGGCGGAAGGATGCCTGCCACCACGGGTTCCTACCTGGTGGGGAGTGCTGGGCTGGTGGGTCTTCTTCCCCTCGGAGGATTTCTTTGTTTAGCGCAGGCCGTTGAGCTGGTGGGAGCTCGCTCAGTGATTTTTGTACCGGTGTTTCTGCTCACCAATGCGCTAACAGCTCTCAATCTCACCAGGATTTACCGACAGGTGTTTCTTGGACGCTCCTTAACCAAGACCCGTCGAGCTGCGGAGGTGAATTGGCAGATGGCCTTCCCGATGGTGGCCCTTGCCGTGATCGTTGTCTTAACCCCGCTCCTATTGATTCGTCTGGAGTCTCTGGATGGTTTGCTTGCTTTCCCTCTTTGGGCAGGTGGAGTCGTCGTTGGCAGCGGACTGATCGGGCTGTTGGTAGGAGCTTTCATTCCCCTCAACAAAGCCTGGTCACGCTCCCTCAATCCAGTGCTGCGTTGGTTCCAGGACCTGCTTGAAAATGATTTTTATACAGAAAGGTTCTATCGGGTGACGATTGTGAATGTCGTGGCCTTGTTCTCAAAGCTTGCTTACAGCTTTGACCGCAATGTTGTGGATGGAGTTCTCCATGGTCTCGCTCGATTTTCACTTCAGAGTGCTGAAGGCCTGAAGTTGAGTATTAGCGGTCGAAGTCAAAGCTATCTATTAACCGTCATCGCGGCCATTGTCTTGCTTTTGTCATCCCTGAGCTGGTGGTTGAACTGA
- a CDS encoding BMC domain-containing protein yields the protein MATPTPRRRSSSDSAASTPANKAATPSSAAAKATVDVKPVESASAPAASSPARSSSRATPPSGGGGKGSSLQASKSSSPKRAFGIALGMIETRGMVPAIEAADAMTKAAEVQLISREYVGGGYVTVMVRGETGAVNAAVRAGADACERVGDGLVAAHIIARPHDEVEPALSCTNVTRRM from the coding sequence ATGGCCACTCCTACACCCCGTCGTCGTTCCAGCTCAGATTCCGCAGCATCAACCCCAGCGAACAAAGCCGCTACCCCCTCCTCAGCAGCAGCAAAAGCAACCGTTGACGTGAAGCCTGTCGAGAGTGCCTCCGCTCCTGCAGCCAGCTCTCCCGCTCGCAGCTCCTCGCGAGCGACCCCTCCGAGTGGAGGCGGTGGAAAAGGCTCCAGCCTTCAGGCATCCAAGAGTTCTTCCCCGAAACGTGCCTTTGGGATTGCCCTTGGGATGATTGAAACCCGTGGCATGGTGCCTGCCATTGAGGCCGCTGATGCAATGACGAAGGCTGCTGAAGTGCAGCTCATTAGTCGTGAATATGTAGGAGGTGGATACGTCACGGTGATGGTGCGTGGTGAGACCGGTGCGGTGAACGCTGCCGTGCGCGCAGGAGCCGATGCTTGTGAGCGGGTTGGTGATGGGCTTGTGGCTGCTCACATCATTGCCCGCCCCCACGATGAAGTGGAGCCAGCTCTCTCCTGTACGAATGTGACTCGGCGGATGTGA
- a CDS encoding carboxysome peptide B, with protein MEIMQVMGTLVCTFRVGGLDHMHLRILKNNKGKKLVAVDPVGAREGNWVFTASGSAARHACPDNTVLTDLTIGGIIDYWMPDG; from the coding sequence ATGGAAATCATGCAGGTGATGGGAACTCTGGTTTGTACCTTCCGCGTCGGAGGTCTGGATCACATGCACCTGCGAATCCTTAAAAACAACAAGGGTAAAAAACTCGTTGCAGTGGATCCTGTGGGAGCCCGCGAAGGCAACTGGGTCTTTACCGCCAGCGGTTCTGCCGCACGGCATGCCTGTCCCGACAACACTGTTCTTACGGATCTCACCATCGGTGGAATCATCGACTACTGGATGCCAGATGGATAA
- a CDS encoding carboxysome peptide A, with translation MLIVKVIKPLVSTNRIPDFEHKHLQVVLDGSTQKVAVDAVGAKPGDWVICVSSSAAREAAGSKSYPSDLTIVGIIDHWDPDAPKPSSSAKEAKS, from the coding sequence ATGCTTATCGTCAAGGTCATCAAGCCACTGGTTTCTACCAACCGCATCCCAGATTTCGAACACAAGCACCTTCAAGTTGTTTTAGACGGGAGCACGCAAAAGGTTGCCGTCGATGCTGTTGGTGCAAAGCCAGGTGATTGGGTGATTTGTGTTAGCAGTTCTGCTGCTAGGGAAGCTGCCGGTAGTAAGTCCTATCCCAGCGACCTCACCATTGTTGGGATCATTGATCATTGGGATCCGGATGCACCAAAGCCATCGTCTTCAGCGAAGGAGGCAAAGAGCTAA